Part of the Brassica oleracea var. oleracea cultivar TO1000 chromosome C8, BOL, whole genome shotgun sequence genome is shown below.
TTGACAGCTTAGTCTTAAAACTTTCACAGGTTTGCCTGGAGTTCTCTGGGTTTTGCCTGACTCTTACATAGATGTCAAGAACAAGGACTATGGAGGTAACCCATCTCACCCTGATTAGTGATCACAGTGTCTCCAAGATCTTGTATCCTTATATCCTTGTATCCTTGTCTTGATTTTTGTATGGTATTTTGTTATGTTTAGGCGACAAGTACATCAATGGAGAGATCATCCCCTGCACATACCCAACATACCAACCAAAGCAGCAGCGCAACAACTCCAAGTATCAAAGCAAGAGGTACGAAAGAAAAAGAGACGGTCCACCTCCTGAGCAGCAGAGGAAACCAAGACAAGAACCAGCCGCTTCTGATTCCTCTTGAACTATTGATAAGACAAGTCCCTTGGTAACGGAGTGTTTGAGATTTTGATCAATCGGTTAGTCCCTAGCTTATTCAAACCAGATGTTAAATCGTCTAGTATCAGTGACGATACTGTTTCATCATCGTTAGGAACAATCGTTTATGGTTATAATGATTTGAACTTTATCTGGTTTAAAGTTCTTCGGCTAGTATGTGTTTTGGTTAAAATAGATTCGTTCTAGAATATGGTATAGTTTTGGTTAAGGTTCGGTCCGGTTAATATGTTTGGTTGGAATCTCTTTGTCCACCGCTCGTTTGCCCCACGTTTTCTCAATACCACTTCCAGACAAGACAATTGCGTCTCCAGACAACTTTAGTTGTAGGGTCACTACACACTCGTCACCATCTACATCAGTCGTGCCCACCTTATCAACACATCACATGAAAACAATACGTTACACGGACTTTAAACCAAACCTTTCAAATCACTTTTAACCAGTGCTCCACTCAATCTTCTGCTTTCACCAAAACAACAGCTGCTAGAGAGAGATCCTTCAAGCTCTCTGAGAATCAAACTCCAAGATGGGCAGCTTCTACGAGCATTACGAGTTCCCATACGATTCCATCCAGGTTAATCATCTCTATGATCACAACTATTATGATAACAATCAGCATCAGCAGTTTGGTCTCAATCCAATGAGTTATAATTGTTATGATAACTGGAATGGACCTGAGTATGATGAGTATGAAACAACAACCTCTGCATCTGTTGCTTACTCTGTCTCCACCATGTCTGAGCCGAAACACTTGTTCTATGATCCTAGTTACTACACAACAACAACCTACGAGTCTCCTTCTCAGTTTAGTATCTATCGCAATGTTCAAGGCTTCAACGAGCCGGAGTTCGAGGAGTACGACCCGACGCCGTACGGTGGCGGCTACGATATCGTTGCAACATACGGGAAGCCTCTTCCTCCATCGGAGAAAACTTGTTACCCTTCTTCAACCGCTGGTCAAGCTTCACCTCCTTCTCCTCCGGAGATCATCGCTCCCGTTCCTCTTGGAGTTTATGATGGTGGTGAGAAGAAAGATGTCAAGAAACGCGTGACTTTCTCTGAGCCGTTAGAGGAAGCCAAACCATTGGAAACCATTAAAGAAGAAGAAAATGATCATCAAGAAGAAGAAGAAGAAGAAGAGGCAGAGGAAGAAAAAGATCACAGTTTAAGCAATGGGACCGTGCAACCTGAAACTGTAGATAAAGTTGAAGTGAAAGCTCTGTATGTTCCGTCTGGTTACGGCTTAGAAGCCACTGATCTCTGCGAGGTTATATTCGGAGGCTACTTTCCTTGTGTTTTACGTAACAAAAGACGTCTGGAGGATGAGAACCGTGCGGCTGAAGTTACTTGCTGGGATAGCGCGGATTCTGATCCGTGGAAGACGACTTCAGACTACCTTTTTGGGGATTCGTATCCGTATGGTTATGAGGATGGAGTTGGAAGAAGACAGTTCGAGATCTCCTCTTATGGTTATTACCAGAGGTATTAACCGGAGTTATCATGTGTCAAAGTGAGGTAAGAGCAACATTGTCTTGATAATTGATGAAGCTGACTTATTGGAGAATATACATGCTCTTTCTTGTATGGTTGGCCAAACGTTCTTATCAAATATACTCGCCATCTCTACCACTAAAGTATAGTATAGTTTTGTTGTAATTTTTATTAAGTAAATTATTATAAGCAGGGGTGGGCAAAAAAACCGAACCAAACCGAGTTAAACCGAACCAACCGAACCGAAACCGATTCAAACCGAACCGAAGTCTATTTCAAACCATTTGGTTGAATATTTTCCCAACCCGAATGGTTCGGTTTGGTTTGGTTTTAAACCGAACCGAACCGAGAAACCGATGTGTTTTTATAATTATTTAAATTAAAAATATTAGTAATACCAATATACTAAAATTCTAATACTAAACCACATATTTTCTATTTTTTATTGATTAACATATATTCTTATAACTAATATGTAATCATCAAAATATTTGCTTTAAAATATTTCATTCATTGAAGGCTTTTTAATTTTAATGATGTTGGGATTTTTTAACTTAGTTAACTTTCATTTGTTTTAATTCTTATATATACTTTTTGTGACTTTTTAAAGGTTTTTGTTTGAGTTTTATATTGAATTTAGTTCACAGAGTTTATGTTTACATAGTTTATGTTGTAAAACATAATTTCTCTTAGAAAAAATAAACTAAGAAGAATCTAATTAAACCGATCCAAAAAATAAACCGAATACAAACCGAACCGAATATAAACCGAACCAAACACAAACCGAACCAAACTAACTATGGTTTACTTCAGTTGGAAAAATACTAGAACCGAACAAACCAAACCGAACCCGAACCGAATCGATAAAATAACCGAAGTGCCCACCCCTAATTATAAGAGTTTATAGTCTTGTTTATTAAGATGAGCCCATATCAATCAAAACATATATACTTTAACAGATGGTTCAAGGAAGCAAAAAGTTCTTAAATCTCCTTTAGTATAAAAATATCTTTTGCAGTAAACTTGGAATGCCAGTTTTTTTTCTTCTTACCTTAAGAGGTTGATCTAACCGGAATTAATGTGTTTAACACAAGAATGTAATGTTCTAACTGAAAACGTCAGTTTTATGGTTTACGGTTTGGGTTTAGGGTCTAGGACTGTTTAGGATATAGGGTTTGGGTTTAGGGTTTATGGTTTAGGATTTGGTTTAGGGTTTAGGATTTGGGTTTATGATCTAGAGTTTGAGTTTAGGATTTAGGGTTTAGAGTTTGAGTTTAAGATTTAGGGTTTAGAGTTTTGGTTTAAGATTTAGGGTTTAAAGTTTGATTTTATGATTTAGGGTTTAGAATTTAAGATTTAGGATTTTTGATAGTGACGTCATTTTCTTTTACCAATTATTTTTGATTTTTTTCTATAAAAATTAATATTTTTATTATTAAATTTAGCCGGTACTTTGTTTGGTTACAAGAGAGACTGTGAATTTAAAGGTGACCTAAGTTTTGTCGGTTCCAACTGAAATGTCAGTTTTATTTTTATATGGATTAACTGAAGATGTTAATCTTTGTTGGTACTTTAAACTAACAGTAGTTCAACTTGTTGGTGAATAATGATATGATAGGGACACAGGGAAACAATCAGACCAAATAAACTGTTTAATCAAACCGGCTTCAAAAACCTATTAAATTGAAGTAGTTCGATAACAGAACCAAATTCAAACCCGACCCAGTTTTAGTCACCCAGCAATCATATATAGTCATTGGCGTTCGGGTACCCGTTGGCGTTCGGGTCAGGTTTTTCGGGTTTACGCTTCTAGGTCTCATACTAAAATTTTATTAGTACGGGTCGGGTTCGGATAATAACACTTCGGGTTCGATTCAAAATTGTATTGCATCATAAAACCCATAAAGTAATCATATATCGTACGGATTCGGGTTATATCGGTTCGGTTCGAATATAACCAAAGTAAAAAACAAATTTTTTGAAGTAAAACATAAAGAAAAACATCTAAATTAAATAAAAATTAATCTATCACATATAAAATTGATAAAATAACAATAAAATGTTAAATTAAGCATGAAAACAAACATCATTTGTAAACAATATGTATTGCCTTATAGAGAGTAGACTTTTTATTTCAATGAGCAAATTATAAAATACTTATTTATAACTAATTGTGTACTTAAAGCATTTATTAGAATTTTAATATTTATTATTATATATAATATTACCATAGATATTGAATTTAATAATTGGAATACTTATATATATTTTAAAATATTTATATTGACTATTAATTTCAGATTTTTCGGATTATCCGTTCGGGTTCGGTTAATAACACTTCGGGTTCGGATATTTTTTGTACCACTCTACAAGATCCGTTCGGATATTTTACGTTTCGGGTCGGATAACGGGTCGGGTTTTTCGGTTCGGGTTCGATTCGGATTTCGGATTCCAGATTTTATGCCCATGCCTAAATTCATATATCATACGAAACGACGGCGTTTCGCCGTCCCTTTTGTGTTCTTCACTTTATTAAAGGAAGCGCGAAGCAGAAAACCCTAAACCCCCAAATCGAGAAAGAGAGAGAGGCAGACCCAAGTCTACAGATTCACGCAGTTCTTAGCTCGAGAAGATGATTATCCCTGTACGATGCTTTACATGCGGAAAGGTTTGTTTCACTTCCTCGGCTTTGCTAAATCGAGCGATTCAAATCTTACTTTAGGGATTTCTCCGTCTTTCTAGGGTTTTAGCTACTCTAAAATTCGACAAAAGAAGAGATTATCTTATCTGCTCTATGAATGTTTTATCGGATAATTACGGTCTGTGTCTTTTCGAGAGATAAAAAAAGTTTCGAGCTTTACGAAGCTTTTCACTCTGTGATTTTTATAGGTGATTGGAAACAAGTGGGATGCGTATCTTGATCTTCTCCAGCTAGACTACACTGAAGGGTAAGCTACAAGACTCTTCTCCAACTAGTCTAAAGGAGCGTACTTTATTTGAATTTGAGAGGAATTAGTTTCAGAACTTCGTACTGTGTACTTATTTAATTGAGAAACGAAAGCAATGAAAGATATTTGTTTAGTAATGGATTAAGCTTAGGATAAACTTCTGTTTATGGTCATCATGTTACAACTGGAAGAGACTATGTTCCGCTTATTATAATTTTGATGTTTCCCGTCTAGTTTTGCTATTTAAAGTAAAACTTGTTGGCTTTTGATTACATTTGTGCGTACATGTTTGACTGATCAGTCTCTGTGAAAATTATAGAACTTTTGTTTGCACATTCGAGAAATTAACCACCTGGTCTGTGATTTCTGTTGGAAGATAATACGTGATAGATATATTTGATTAGTTAACACCATTTCATTAGTGGAGGCACAAACCAATGAAGGGTTGATGTTTAAGGCTGTAGCTAATGATCTGATCTTTACTGGTTATATTTATATGTTGTTGGATAAGAGTGTTGCGTCTATCTTGTTTAGTTTGTATATACTTTATCTGTGTTATTTCATCAAACAAATTTAGTTTTTATTTAGAATTTTTTTTTTTTTCGCAGGGACGCACTTGATGCGCTCAACTTAGTTAGATACTGCTGCAGGCGTATGCTAATGACGCATGTTGATCTGATTGAGAAGCTTCTCAACTACAACAGTACACTCTCCAAACTCTCTATATATCTTTGTGTTTCTTTTGGCTTTTTTTCATGTTGGATTTATAACTCAGATGCAATTTATTTTATATTTTTTCTTTGTAGCTTTGGAAAAATCAGACAACAGTTAGAGGAGGATGCAAATCTGCTGAAAGAGGATTCAACCTTAAAATATGTATGAAAACTCTGTGTTTGGTGTAGAAACTTGAATCGATCTGAATATTATGGGGTTTTTGAAGACGCTGGTGTTTTGTCATATGTATGTCAGTGACTCCGTGTGATTCAGTGTTATAATTTTATGAGCTGAACGAATTGTTTTCCTTTTGAGTAATTAATCTTTCAGTAGATTCATGATTTTTCCATCTAACACAACGAACATATGGTTTTACAAAGTGAAAACCTTGATCACAATACTAAAAGCAGCATATACTCAACCGTGAAGCTGCCACGTCCTCAAAAAAATCAGCCAATGAGTAAGTTTGTTTTCACCACGTCATCATCGCTTGGACTTTTTTTTTGAGTTAACATTTTAACTCAGCCCATACCAGGCCCGTGTTGCCAAACCTTTGTTTTTCCTTTAAAGTTTGAGAGTCGATGATCTTCCCCGACTCTTCCTCTTCGTCTTCGTCTCCAAAACTCAGAATTTTTAGTTACCTTGAGACACTACTGATCAATCAATGATGATCTTTAAACTCTTCTTGATTTTTTTCGTTTCACCTCCCGTTGATCCTCCTCCTCTTAAAGCGCTACGTCTAAACCTAAATACTTTCAAAATCAAGTTGGCTGTAGAAACGCATCTCAGTGATACGATCAAAATCAAGAGGCACTTTGATGAGGACATTCAACCAGAGCCGGAACCAGACCTAACTGAACCTGATATCCAGGACATGATCAGCAACATAACCAAATCAGAGACAGTTCAAGAAGTGCCAGTACCAACCGTATTCAAGGGAGCTATCACTAGACAAAGAGCTAAGATACTTCAACATAAATTTAATGAAAGCATGATACTTGCTTCTGATCTTGGACA
Proteins encoded:
- the LOC106310033 gene encoding DNA-directed RNA polymerases I, II, and III subunit RPABC5, with translation MIIPVRCFTCGKVIGNKWDAYLDLLQLDYTEGDALDALNLVRYCCRRMLMTHVDLIEKLLNYNTLEKSDNS
- the LOC106312508 gene encoding uncharacterized protein LOC106312508 yields the protein MGSFYEHYEFPYDSIQVNHLYDHNYYDNNQHQQFGLNPMSYNCYDNWNGPEYDEYETTTSASVAYSVSTMSEPKHLFYDPSYYTTTTYESPSQFSIYRNVQGFNEPEFEEYDPTPYGGGYDIVATYGKPLPPSEKTCYPSSTAGQASPPSPPEIIAPVPLGVYDGGEKKDVKKRVTFSEPLEEAKPLETIKEEENDHQEEEEEEEAEEEKDHSLSNGTVQPETVDKVEVKALYVPSGYGLEATDLCEVIFGGYFPCVLRNKRRLEDENRAAEVTCWDSADSDPWKTTSDYLFGDSYPYGYEDGVGRRQFEISSYGYYQRY